The proteins below come from a single Tachypleus tridentatus isolate NWPU-2018 chromosome 13, ASM421037v1, whole genome shotgun sequence genomic window:
- the LOC143237841 gene encoding meiosis regulator and mRNA stability factor 1-like isoform X3, producing MIFLFFEAKKRMDREDVFGTKISVNYSQKSGYCFNGRENSPQRSGRSRSRGFRPARQRTASSGSSRESSPATLRGPEADVGSGSESSQGASPQHRSFVFPPPPDLISQSHLGNKKNVNKTRGKKGSCNRALEVGLSSTDAKSQNSEEESSSTSREDEKQRERGCNKSLSNISLGSRESSPKVDNSVIINNRVGLAQKNVGRVSPFMMNECSKTKLFPEKAAVPLSGVEALHRRSLTPSVLENVSTFVGANSLSPQSFTQYMAGSPLVVSHASKSLDIPAQPLYTWNLTMSRDLSQPPGRASPISTVSSTPVELQVTNLDQSIEANEMKKILFSVFREHVMVIHISLALQADNSLKAIIKVPSQQDAQYAISQLHRRKIGYKRILISYTSSDRTPPLHILRSEVVALLSDVPTRKLPVFKFRELFEKRYHRSIGVSELYKMKEAVHIVEDVTGRMVGLNPDYRSTPSPVDSEGSQEIQQILEKPYCEQHFRMSNSCGWAEKDSVYPLPDVFISLKTLAPQVHTLLDTHQGTLPLNSFCACYEAEFGLLPVHEGMKESCRSSLSEGQVGVRSSCGLMSDPLEFGIPLEHLIACIPGVQITKSGLGVKKVQWLGDKSLDEQCQRSISPALVGQLALFSREMVDLLKNQPRSLMAFSKFIPAYHHHFGRQCRVADYGFTKLIDLLESVPQVVQILGQGQGRLLTLTHRAQVKRFAADLLRILKSQASKQVKLSELALLYEEIIGKKFVVTNYGVCEISDILVEVAESSVVIDSTSEETVIAIPKRGECKEQTSEEIERTKQFSTEVIELLKHSPTCSMSFNKFVPAYHHHFGKQCRVSDYGFTKLIELLEVISDVLKVTGSGEDKIIELQESEKLRVMAERIVAVVKDSPNQTFLLSHLPKAYLKLHGHALHCEEYGCSSTENLVSKLKHAVKVLKMAEGPMITLVDRGFVRQVSLRVRRLLMEQLNGSSTIEELCQRYLKRYGHSITESMVQQDLGDVVQIDNDVIRLAPIQLLARDILILLHEHNGAISLPNFEGAYFQRFGVPCRPAQYGFQSLVSMLQAIPDYVLVKGRRSKRMILLNRDMAGSPLPPFLTNREVAEKVPPTNVSAKHGSDKEIGQSYESEELLHVRNSPVDLLSQPIPSSVPSPELHPELQSLAERDLMGFDSPKPSSPALLEEQQEAEFHLNTLPLQYPSVNLTSSCPLPAVATSSSYVFDKLKSSISCQPDCPVLTYSSLPPSSQKETLKGGTCIDHSGFNTLPRNMAKSRPDSLSYEDLTVIGREDGFPSTQSTPTRGPTKVYPRSRIAAHFPIPLEPRY from the exons atgatttttctgttttttga AGCAAAGAAACGTATGGATCGGGAGGATGTCTTTGGTACCAAAATATCAGTAAATTATTCCCAGAAATCTGGCTACTGTTTTAATGGCAGAGAAAACTCTCCTCAACGTTCAGGTCGTTCTCGTTCCAGAGGTTTTAGGCCAGCTCGTCAACGAACAGctagtagtggtagtagtagAGAATCGTCCCCAGCCACTCTCAGAGGACCCGAAGCAGATGTTGGTAGTGGTTCTGAATCATCTCAAGGTGCTTCTCCACAACATAGGTCTTTTGTTTTTCCACCTCCTCCTGACCTCATCAGCCAGAGTCATCTTggtaacaaaaaaaatgttaataaaactcgTGGTAAAAAGGGCTCTTGCAATCGAGCATTAGAGGTAGGATTATCTTCAACAGATGCTAAGAGCCAGAATTCTGAAGAAGAATCAAGTTCAACTTCTAGAGAAGATGAAAAGCAAAGGGAGAGGGGGTGTAACAAATCATTGAGTAATATATCTTTGGGAAGCAGAGAATCTTCACCTAAAGTTGATAATTCTGTGATTATTAATAATAGAGTAGGACTTGCTCAGAAGAATGTAGGTCGTGTTTCACCCTTCATGATGAACGAGTgttctaaaacaaaattattcccTGAAAAGGCAGCTGTACCTCTGTCAGGTGTTGAAGCTCTTCACCGTCGTTCATTAACACCATCAGTCCtagaaaatgtttcaacatttgtaGGAGCAAATTCATTATCCCCCCAGTCCTTTACTCAATATATGGCTGGATCTCCATTGGTTGTTAGTCATGCTTCCAAATCCTTGGATATTCCAGCTCAGCCTCTGTATACTTGGAATTTAACAATGTCTCGTGATCTATCCCAGCCCCCTGGAAGAGCTAGTCCAATAAGTACTGTCTCTTCTACTCCTGTTGAACTTCAGGTCACAAACTTAGACCAGAGCATTGAAGCCAATGAGATGAAAAAGATTCTTTTTTCAGTTTTCCGAGAGCATGTCATG GTGATTCATATATCATTGGCTTTGCAAGCAGACAACAGTTTGAAAGCCATTATAAAAGTACCATCACAACAAGATGCACAATACGCTATTTCCCAGCTTCATAGACGGAAAATTGGTTACAAGCGCATTCTAATATCTTACACATCCTCTGACCGGACACCACCTTTACATATTTTAAG GTCAGAGGTGGTGGCTTTGCTCAGTGATGTTCCTACAAGGAAACTACCTGTTTTTAAGTTTAGGGAGCTCTTTGAGAAAAG ATACCACAGAAGTATTGGTGTGTCAGAACTGTATAAGATGAAAGAGGCAGTTCATATTGTGGAAGATGTAACTGGAAGAATGGTGGGTTTGAATCCAGATTACAGAAGTACACCATCACCAGTGGACTCGGAAGGATCCCAG GAAATACAGCAAATTTTAGAAAAGCCTTATTGTGAGCAGCACTTTAGAATGTCTAATTCTTGTGGTTGGGCAGAGAAAGATAGTGTTTATCCACTACCTGATGTTTTCATATCATTGAAAACTTTAGCTCCTCAAGTTCATACATTGCTAGATACCCACCAGGGAACACTGCCACTTAACAG CTTCTGTGCATGCTATGAAGCTGAATTTGGACTCTTACCTGTACACGAAGGCATGAAAGAAAGTTGCAGGTCTAGTTTGTCAGAGGGCCAGGTTGGTGTTCGTAGCAGCTGTGGGCTAATGTCTGATCCTTTAGAGTTTGGAATACCCCTAGAGCACCTAATAGCATGCATACCAGGTGTTCAGATTACAAAGTCAGGCCTTGGAGTGAAGAAAGTTCAGTGGCTTGGTGATAAATCGCTTGATGAGCAAT GTCAGCGAAGCATTAGCCCTGCCCTAGTTGGACAATTGGCACTTTTCAGCCGAGAGATGGTCGATCTTCTGAAGAATCAGCCTCGGTCTCTTATGGCTTTTAGTAAGTTTATTCCTGCTTACCACCACCATTTTGGCCGTCAGTGTCGTGTGGCAGACTATGGTTTTACCAAGCTTATTGATCTTTTGGAATCTGTCCCGCAGGTTGTTCAG ATTTTGGGTCAGGGTCAGGGTCGTCTTTTAACCCTAACTCACAGAGCTCAAGTGAAGCGATTTGCTGCAGATCTCTTGCGAATTTTGAAGTCTCAAGCCAGTAAGCAGGTGAAGCTTTCAGAGCTAGCTTTGTTGTATGAAGAAATAATAGGGAAGAAATTTGTTGTCACAAATTATGGAGTATGTGAAATCTCTGATATTCTGGTTGAAGTGGCTGAAAGTAGTGTTGTG ATTGACAGTACATCAGAAGAGACTGTCATTGCCATTCCTAAAAGAGGTGAGTGTAaag AACAAACCTCAGAGGAAATAGAGCGAACTAAACAGTTCAGTACTGAAGTGATTGAACTATTAAAACACAGCCCAACGTGTTCCATGTCATTCAACAAATTTGTACCAGCATATCACCATCATTTTGGCAAGCAGTGTCGAGTCTCCGACTATGGCTTTACCAAGTTGATTGAACTCCTTGAAGTTATCTCTGATGTTTTAAAG GTAACAGGGTCAGGTGAAGACAAAATCATAGAGTTACAAGAATCAGAGAAATTGAGGGTTATGGCAGAGAGGATTGTGGCTGTTGTGAAAGATTCCCCTAACCAGACCTTTCTCTTATCACATCTCCCCAAGGCATACTTGAAACTACATGGTCATGCCTTACATTGTGAGGAATATGGCTGCTCTAGCACAGAAAACCTAGTTTCAAAATTGAAGCATGCTGTGAAG GTTTTGAAAATGGCAGAAGGTCCAATGATTACGCTGGTAGACAGAGGGTTTGTACGCCAAGTGTCGTTACGTGTCAGAAGGTTGCTGATGGAGCAGCTAAATGGAAGTTCTACGATTGAAGAACTATGCCAGCGATACTTAAAACGATATGGTCATTCAATTACGGAGTCAATGGTGCAGCAAGATCTAGGAGATGTTGTGCAG ATTGACAATGATGTTATCCGTCTGGCACCTATCCAGTTATTAGCTCGTGATATCTTGATTCTGCTCCATGAACACAATGGAGCTATATCACTACCAAATTTCGAGGGGGCATACTTTCAACGTTTTGGTGTTCCTTGCCGTCCTGCTCAGTATGGATTTCAGAGTTTAGTTTCAATGCTACAGGCAATTCCAGACTATGTTCTTGTGAAAGGCCGCCGTAGCAAACGGATGATTTTGCTCAATCGTGACATGGCAG GTTCTCCACTTCCTCCATTCTTAACAAATAGGGAAGTAGCAGAAAAAGTACCACCTACAAATGTGTCAGCTAAACATGGCAGTGATAAAGAAATTGGCCAATCATATGAAA GTGAAGAACTTTTACATGTCAGGAACTCTCCAGTTGACTTGCTAAGCCAACCCATCCCAAGCAGTGTCCCTTCTCCTGAACTGCACCCTGAGCTGCAGTCATTGGCAGAGAGAGACCTAATGGGATTTGATTCCCCTAAACCATCTTCTCCAG CTCTTTTGGAAGAACAGCAGGAAGCTGAATTTCATTTGAACACACTGCCCTTGCAGTATCCTTCAGTCAACCTAACTTCATCCTGTCCACTGCCAGCAGTGGCTACAAGTTCAAGTTATGTCTTTGACAAACTTAAAAGTTCTATTTCATGCCAACCAGACTGTCCAGTATTAACTTACTCCTCACTTCCTCCAAGTTCTCAGAAGGAAACTCTTAAAGGTGGTACCTGCATTGATCATAGTGGATTTAACACACTTCCTCGAAACATGGCAAAGTCACGACCCGACTCCCTGTCGTACGAGGATCTTACAGTCATTGGACGTGAAGACGGTTTTCCCAGTACTCAGAGCACTCCAACACGAGGACCCACTAAAGTTTACCCCCGAAGTCGTATTGCAGCTCATTTTCCTATTCCATTGGAACCAAGATATTAA
- the LOC143237841 gene encoding meiosis regulator and mRNA stability factor 1-like isoform X4: MDREDVFGTKISVNYSQKSGYCFNGRENSPQRSGRSRSRGFRPARQRTASSGSSRESSPATLRGPEADVGSGSESSQGASPQHRSFVFPPPPDLISQSHLGNKKNVNKTRGKKGSCNRALEVGLSSTDAKSQNSEEESSSTSREDEKQRERGCNKSLSNISLGSRESSPKVDNSVIINNRVGLAQKNVGRVSPFMMNECSKTKLFPEKAAVPLSGVEALHRRSLTPSVLENVSTFVGANSLSPQSFTQYMAGSPLVVSHASKSLDIPAQPLYTWNLTMSRDLSQPPGRASPISTVSSTPVELQVTNLDQSIEANEMKKILFSVFREHVMVIHISLALQADNSLKAIIKVPSQQDAQYAISQLHRRKIGYKRILISYTSSDRTPPLHILRSEVVALLSDVPTRKLPVFKFRELFEKRYHRSIGVSELYKMKEAVHIVEDVTGRMVGLNPDYRSTPSPVDSEGSQEIQQILEKPYCEQHFRMSNSCGWAEKDSVYPLPDVFISLKTLAPQVHTLLDTHQGTLPLNSFCACYEAEFGLLPVHEGMKESCRSSLSEGQVGVRSSCGLMSDPLEFGIPLEHLIACIPGVQITKSGLGVKKVQWLGDKSLDEQCQRSISPALVGQLALFSREMVDLLKNQPRSLMAFSKFIPAYHHHFGRQCRVADYGFTKLIDLLESVPQVVQILGQGQGRLLTLTHRAQVKRFAADLLRILKSQASKQVKLSELALLYEEIIGKKFVVTNYGVCEISDILVEVAESSVVIDSTSEETVIAIPKRGECKEQTSEEIERTKQFSTEVIELLKHSPTCSMSFNKFVPAYHHHFGKQCRVSDYGFTKLIELLEVISDVLKVTGSGEDKIIELQESEKLRVMAERIVAVVKDSPNQTFLLSHLPKAYLKLHGHALHCEEYGCSSTENLVSKLKHAVKVLKMAEGPMITLVDRGFVRQVSLRVRRLLMEQLNGSSTIEELCQRYLKRYGHSITESMVQQDLGDVVQIDNDVIRLAPIQLLARDILILLHEHNGAISLPNFEGAYFQRFGVPCRPAQYGFQSLVSMLQAIPDYVLVKGRRSKRMILLNRDMAGSPLPPFLTNREVAEKVPPTNVSAKHGSDKEIGQSYESEELLHVRNSPVDLLSQPIPSSVPSPELHPELQSLAERDLMGFDSPKPSSPALLEEQQEAEFHLNTLPLQYPSVNLTSSCPLPAVATSSSYVFDKLKSSISCQPDCPVLTYSSLPPSSQKETLKGGTCIDHSGFNTLPRNMAKSRPDSLSYEDLTVIGREDGFPSTQSTPTRGPTKVYPRSRIAAHFPIPLEPRY, translated from the exons ATGGATCGGGAGGATGTCTTTGGTACCAAAATATCAGTAAATTATTCCCAGAAATCTGGCTACTGTTTTAATGGCAGAGAAAACTCTCCTCAACGTTCAGGTCGTTCTCGTTCCAGAGGTTTTAGGCCAGCTCGTCAACGAACAGctagtagtggtagtagtagAGAATCGTCCCCAGCCACTCTCAGAGGACCCGAAGCAGATGTTGGTAGTGGTTCTGAATCATCTCAAGGTGCTTCTCCACAACATAGGTCTTTTGTTTTTCCACCTCCTCCTGACCTCATCAGCCAGAGTCATCTTggtaacaaaaaaaatgttaataaaactcgTGGTAAAAAGGGCTCTTGCAATCGAGCATTAGAGGTAGGATTATCTTCAACAGATGCTAAGAGCCAGAATTCTGAAGAAGAATCAAGTTCAACTTCTAGAGAAGATGAAAAGCAAAGGGAGAGGGGGTGTAACAAATCATTGAGTAATATATCTTTGGGAAGCAGAGAATCTTCACCTAAAGTTGATAATTCTGTGATTATTAATAATAGAGTAGGACTTGCTCAGAAGAATGTAGGTCGTGTTTCACCCTTCATGATGAACGAGTgttctaaaacaaaattattcccTGAAAAGGCAGCTGTACCTCTGTCAGGTGTTGAAGCTCTTCACCGTCGTTCATTAACACCATCAGTCCtagaaaatgtttcaacatttgtaGGAGCAAATTCATTATCCCCCCAGTCCTTTACTCAATATATGGCTGGATCTCCATTGGTTGTTAGTCATGCTTCCAAATCCTTGGATATTCCAGCTCAGCCTCTGTATACTTGGAATTTAACAATGTCTCGTGATCTATCCCAGCCCCCTGGAAGAGCTAGTCCAATAAGTACTGTCTCTTCTACTCCTGTTGAACTTCAGGTCACAAACTTAGACCAGAGCATTGAAGCCAATGAGATGAAAAAGATTCTTTTTTCAGTTTTCCGAGAGCATGTCATG GTGATTCATATATCATTGGCTTTGCAAGCAGACAACAGTTTGAAAGCCATTATAAAAGTACCATCACAACAAGATGCACAATACGCTATTTCCCAGCTTCATAGACGGAAAATTGGTTACAAGCGCATTCTAATATCTTACACATCCTCTGACCGGACACCACCTTTACATATTTTAAG GTCAGAGGTGGTGGCTTTGCTCAGTGATGTTCCTACAAGGAAACTACCTGTTTTTAAGTTTAGGGAGCTCTTTGAGAAAAG ATACCACAGAAGTATTGGTGTGTCAGAACTGTATAAGATGAAAGAGGCAGTTCATATTGTGGAAGATGTAACTGGAAGAATGGTGGGTTTGAATCCAGATTACAGAAGTACACCATCACCAGTGGACTCGGAAGGATCCCAG GAAATACAGCAAATTTTAGAAAAGCCTTATTGTGAGCAGCACTTTAGAATGTCTAATTCTTGTGGTTGGGCAGAGAAAGATAGTGTTTATCCACTACCTGATGTTTTCATATCATTGAAAACTTTAGCTCCTCAAGTTCATACATTGCTAGATACCCACCAGGGAACACTGCCACTTAACAG CTTCTGTGCATGCTATGAAGCTGAATTTGGACTCTTACCTGTACACGAAGGCATGAAAGAAAGTTGCAGGTCTAGTTTGTCAGAGGGCCAGGTTGGTGTTCGTAGCAGCTGTGGGCTAATGTCTGATCCTTTAGAGTTTGGAATACCCCTAGAGCACCTAATAGCATGCATACCAGGTGTTCAGATTACAAAGTCAGGCCTTGGAGTGAAGAAAGTTCAGTGGCTTGGTGATAAATCGCTTGATGAGCAAT GTCAGCGAAGCATTAGCCCTGCCCTAGTTGGACAATTGGCACTTTTCAGCCGAGAGATGGTCGATCTTCTGAAGAATCAGCCTCGGTCTCTTATGGCTTTTAGTAAGTTTATTCCTGCTTACCACCACCATTTTGGCCGTCAGTGTCGTGTGGCAGACTATGGTTTTACCAAGCTTATTGATCTTTTGGAATCTGTCCCGCAGGTTGTTCAG ATTTTGGGTCAGGGTCAGGGTCGTCTTTTAACCCTAACTCACAGAGCTCAAGTGAAGCGATTTGCTGCAGATCTCTTGCGAATTTTGAAGTCTCAAGCCAGTAAGCAGGTGAAGCTTTCAGAGCTAGCTTTGTTGTATGAAGAAATAATAGGGAAGAAATTTGTTGTCACAAATTATGGAGTATGTGAAATCTCTGATATTCTGGTTGAAGTGGCTGAAAGTAGTGTTGTG ATTGACAGTACATCAGAAGAGACTGTCATTGCCATTCCTAAAAGAGGTGAGTGTAaag AACAAACCTCAGAGGAAATAGAGCGAACTAAACAGTTCAGTACTGAAGTGATTGAACTATTAAAACACAGCCCAACGTGTTCCATGTCATTCAACAAATTTGTACCAGCATATCACCATCATTTTGGCAAGCAGTGTCGAGTCTCCGACTATGGCTTTACCAAGTTGATTGAACTCCTTGAAGTTATCTCTGATGTTTTAAAG GTAACAGGGTCAGGTGAAGACAAAATCATAGAGTTACAAGAATCAGAGAAATTGAGGGTTATGGCAGAGAGGATTGTGGCTGTTGTGAAAGATTCCCCTAACCAGACCTTTCTCTTATCACATCTCCCCAAGGCATACTTGAAACTACATGGTCATGCCTTACATTGTGAGGAATATGGCTGCTCTAGCACAGAAAACCTAGTTTCAAAATTGAAGCATGCTGTGAAG GTTTTGAAAATGGCAGAAGGTCCAATGATTACGCTGGTAGACAGAGGGTTTGTACGCCAAGTGTCGTTACGTGTCAGAAGGTTGCTGATGGAGCAGCTAAATGGAAGTTCTACGATTGAAGAACTATGCCAGCGATACTTAAAACGATATGGTCATTCAATTACGGAGTCAATGGTGCAGCAAGATCTAGGAGATGTTGTGCAG ATTGACAATGATGTTATCCGTCTGGCACCTATCCAGTTATTAGCTCGTGATATCTTGATTCTGCTCCATGAACACAATGGAGCTATATCACTACCAAATTTCGAGGGGGCATACTTTCAACGTTTTGGTGTTCCTTGCCGTCCTGCTCAGTATGGATTTCAGAGTTTAGTTTCAATGCTACAGGCAATTCCAGACTATGTTCTTGTGAAAGGCCGCCGTAGCAAACGGATGATTTTGCTCAATCGTGACATGGCAG GTTCTCCACTTCCTCCATTCTTAACAAATAGGGAAGTAGCAGAAAAAGTACCACCTACAAATGTGTCAGCTAAACATGGCAGTGATAAAGAAATTGGCCAATCATATGAAA GTGAAGAACTTTTACATGTCAGGAACTCTCCAGTTGACTTGCTAAGCCAACCCATCCCAAGCAGTGTCCCTTCTCCTGAACTGCACCCTGAGCTGCAGTCATTGGCAGAGAGAGACCTAATGGGATTTGATTCCCCTAAACCATCTTCTCCAG CTCTTTTGGAAGAACAGCAGGAAGCTGAATTTCATTTGAACACACTGCCCTTGCAGTATCCTTCAGTCAACCTAACTTCATCCTGTCCACTGCCAGCAGTGGCTACAAGTTCAAGTTATGTCTTTGACAAACTTAAAAGTTCTATTTCATGCCAACCAGACTGTCCAGTATTAACTTACTCCTCACTTCCTCCAAGTTCTCAGAAGGAAACTCTTAAAGGTGGTACCTGCATTGATCATAGTGGATTTAACACACTTCCTCGAAACATGGCAAAGTCACGACCCGACTCCCTGTCGTACGAGGATCTTACAGTCATTGGACGTGAAGACGGTTTTCCCAGTACTCAGAGCACTCCAACACGAGGACCCACTAAAGTTTACCCCCGAAGTCGTATTGCAGCTCATTTTCCTATTCCATTGGAACCAAGATATTAA